A part of Aegilops tauschii subsp. strangulata cultivar AL8/78 chromosome 2, Aet v6.0, whole genome shotgun sequence genomic DNA contains:
- the LOC109744855 gene encoding N-acylphosphatidylethanolamine synthase gives MEVSADAAAAAAARTLRWAGRAGHLGGVPRAAVIGAVGTIAKAYVSLLNTTTVHNADALHRLVSSRPPGTPLLTVSNHMSTIDDPFMWGFKGFPITDSKLARWVLTAEDICFRNVFMSYMFRLGKCVPITRGAGIYQDHMNEALEVLSTGGWLHSFPEGKVAQDHQPIRRLKWGTASLIVRAPVTPIVLPIVHTGFEKVMPEKSFFGRRPPLPLCGKEIKIIVGEPVDFDLPGLKQVAAMIPQDTSFERKGWPTITPEGLDEAAQRWLYQKMSDKIQSAMESLRKTLLNLKQH, from the exons ATGGAGGTGTCCgccgacgcggcggcggcggcggcggcgcggacgcTGCGGTGGGCCGGCCGTGCGGGGCACCTCGGCGGCGTCCCCCGCGCCGCAGTGATCGGCGCCGTGGGCACCATCGCCAAGGCGTACGTGtcgctgctcaacaccaccaccGTGCACAACGCCGACGCCCTCCACCGCCTCGTCTCCTCGCGGCCCCCCGGCACGCCGCTCCTCACCGTCAGCAACCATATGTCCAC GATAGATGACCCGTTTATGTGGGGATTCAAGGGTTTCCCTATAACAGATTCAAAGCTTGCAAGATGGGTGCTGACAGCAGAGGATATCTGTTTCAGGAATGTATTCATGTCTTACATGTTTCGACTTG GGAAATGTGTGCCGATCACTAGAGGGGCTGGAATTTATCAAGACCATATGAATGAGGCCCTTGAAGTGCTTAGCACTGGAGGTTGG TTGCATTCATTCCCTGAAGGAAAAGTAGCCCAAGATCACCAACCAATCAGACGGTTGAAATGGGGAACTGCCAGTCTTATTGTCCGAGCACCTGTAACTCCAATAGTATTGCCTATTGTTCACACTGGTTTTGAAAAG GTCATGCCAGAGAAATCATTTTTTGGACGCCGTCCACCATTACCTCTCTGCGGCAAGGAGATAAAGATCATCGTGGGAGAACCAGTAGATTTTGATCTGCCAGGCTTAAAGCAGGTGGCAGCAATGATACCACAAGACACATCCTTCGAAAGGAAGGGCTGGCCAACCATCACGCCGGAGGGGCTAGACGAGGCAGCGCAGAGATGGCTTTACCAGAAGATGTCTGATAAGATCCAGTCCGCGATGGAGAGCTTGAGGAAGACGCTTCTGAACTTGAAGCAGCATTGA
- the LOC109744840 gene encoding flavanone 3-dioxygenase 3 isoform X2, with protein MKPKKFSPHFMLHFSPQRHHTTLKVINHGISQSVMDRAVEAASEFFKLPSETKQEFASDDIRRPVRYGTSSKDGTRPSRTFLKHYAHPLSEWMKYWPEKPPTYREDMGKFSAGVRRVALELMEAILEGLGLGKHYQHEEFENGLQLLQVNCYPKEPEGESAIGLAPHSDHGFLTILLASCPGLEVLDRSSDTWRVVQQPRHALHVHVGDCMEVLSNGRVKTAVHRAVLNHGEARISMASIHSFAMHEKVSVAKELVDEQDPEKYKESSFSDFLDYLMSNADKKRMSFLESLRT; from the exons ATGAAGCCGAAGAAGTTCAGTCCCCATTTCATGCTTCATTTTTCACCTCAACGACATCATACTACATTGAAG GTTATAAACCATGGGATCAGTCAATCTGTCATGGACCGTGCCGTTGAAGCAGCTTCAGAATTCTTCAAACTGCCAAGTGAGACAAAGCAGGAGTTTGCATCAGACGACATCCGAAGGCCTGTTAGATACGGCACCAGCTCAAAGGACGGCACTCGTCCGTCACGGACATTCCTAAAGCATTATGCCCATCCCCTCAGTGAATGGATGAAATATTGGCCAGAAAAACCACCAACCTACAG GGAGGACATGGGAAAATTTTCAGCTGGAGTAAGGAGGGTGGCTCTGGAGCTGATGGAAGCCATACTTGAAGGCCTAGGACTGGGCAAGCATTACCAGCATGAAGAATTTGAGAACGGATTGCAGCTACTGCAAGTGAACTGCTACCCGAAAGAGCCAGAAGGCGAATCGGCGATAGGGCTGGCGCCACATTCCGACCATGGATTTCTTACCATCTTGCTCGCGAGCTGCCCGGGCCTGGAGGTCCTTGACCGCAGTAGTGACACTTGGAGAGTGGTCCAGCAACCCCGGCACGCGTTGCACGTCCACGTAGGAGACTGCATGGAGGTTCTGAGCAATGGCAGGGTCAAGACCGCCGTGCACCGTGCTGTCCTGAACCATGGCGAGGCGAGGATCTCCATGGCGAGCATCCATAGTTTTGCGATGCACGAGAAGGTCTCCGTTGCCAAGGAGCTGGTGGATGAGCAAGATCCTGAGAAATACAAGGAGAGCAGCTTCAGTGACTTCCTGGACTACCTCATGAGCAATGCGGACAAGAAGCGCATGAGCTTTCTTGAGAGCCTTAGGACTTGA
- the LOC109744840 gene encoding flavanone 3-dioxygenase 3 isoform X1, giving the protein MSCDSRSTPQEQLRSDKVHPPVPPMPVINLGHLTLEPETRSRVVEDIANACHDLGYFQVINHGISQSVMDRAVEAASEFFKLPSETKQEFASDDIRRPVRYGTSSKDGTRPSRTFLKHYAHPLSEWMKYWPEKPPTYREDMGKFSAGVRRVALELMEAILEGLGLGKHYQHEEFENGLQLLQVNCYPKEPEGESAIGLAPHSDHGFLTILLASCPGLEVLDRSSDTWRVVQQPRHALHVHVGDCMEVLSNGRVKTAVHRAVLNHGEARISMASIHSFAMHEKVSVAKELVDEQDPEKYKESSFSDFLDYLMSNADKKRMSFLESLRT; this is encoded by the exons ATGTCCTGCGATTCAAGGAGCACCCCTCAGGAGCAGCTCAGGTCGGACAAGGTCCACCCACCGGTGCCGCCAATGCCGGTGATCAACCTGGGCCATCTCACTCTTGAACCCGAGACACGATCTCGCGTGGTGGAAGATATCGCCAATGCGTGCCATGATCTCGGATACTTTCAG GTTATAAACCATGGGATCAGTCAATCTGTCATGGACCGTGCCGTTGAAGCAGCTTCAGAATTCTTCAAACTGCCAAGTGAGACAAAGCAGGAGTTTGCATCAGACGACATCCGAAGGCCTGTTAGATACGGCACCAGCTCAAAGGACGGCACTCGTCCGTCACGGACATTCCTAAAGCATTATGCCCATCCCCTCAGTGAATGGATGAAATATTGGCCAGAAAAACCACCAACCTACAG GGAGGACATGGGAAAATTTTCAGCTGGAGTAAGGAGGGTGGCTCTGGAGCTGATGGAAGCCATACTTGAAGGCCTAGGACTGGGCAAGCATTACCAGCATGAAGAATTTGAGAACGGATTGCAGCTACTGCAAGTGAACTGCTACCCGAAAGAGCCAGAAGGCGAATCGGCGATAGGGCTGGCGCCACATTCCGACCATGGATTTCTTACCATCTTGCTCGCGAGCTGCCCGGGCCTGGAGGTCCTTGACCGCAGTAGTGACACTTGGAGAGTGGTCCAGCAACCCCGGCACGCGTTGCACGTCCACGTAGGAGACTGCATGGAGGTTCTGAGCAATGGCAGGGTCAAGACCGCCGTGCACCGTGCTGTCCTGAACCATGGCGAGGCGAGGATCTCCATGGCGAGCATCCATAGTTTTGCGATGCACGAGAAGGTCTCCGTTGCCAAGGAGCTGGTGGATGAGCAAGATCCTGAGAAATACAAGGAGAGCAGCTTCAGTGACTTCCTGGACTACCTCATGAGCAATGCGGACAAGAAGCGCATGAGCTTTCTTGAGAGCCTTAGGACTTGA